The Acidobacteriota bacterium genome window below encodes:
- a CDS encoding DUF2191 domain-containing protein, with translation MRTTIDINDELLRAAKSHAARDRRPLKAVVEQALRELLAGPARVATDGPPIPVFRGQGVQPGVDLTDNAALEDRMNAES, from the coding sequence ATGCGCACCACGATAGACATCAACGACGAGCTCCTGCGCGCCGCGAAGTCCCACGCGGCCCGCGACCGCCGGCCGCTGAAGGCGGTGGTCGAGCAAGCGCTGCGGGAGCTCCTGGCGGGACCGGCGCGTGTCGCTACGGACGGCCCGCCGATTCCGGTCTTTCGCGGGCAGGGGGTCCAGCCCGGCGTGGACCTGACCGACAACGCGGCGCTTGAAGACCGGATGAATGCAGAGTCCTGA